A single genomic interval of Candidatus Rokuibacteriota bacterium harbors:
- a CDS encoding MFS transporter — MIPRPRDRIFYGWWIVAAGFGLEALIGALVFHAYGAYVVLLREEFGWSKTMLSAAFSMARMESGILGPIQGWLTDRFGPRALIRVGVVVFGLGFILFSQIASPLGFFVTFFLVALGSSLGGYLPISVAIVSWFRRRRALALGISATGMAVGGILTQLVALSLARHGWRWTAAGSGVVILLLGLPIAQLVRHRPELYGLHPDGDAPEAASAAAVSARSTGHGVAHASPAEFTPREAMRTPAFWLISLGHGSALLVVSAVLVHLVVHLTERLGYSLRQGTAVIAIMTAMQVLGQLGGGWAGDRFSKRTIIVVCMAGHAAALLLLASANAFWMVLGFAMLHGMAWGIRGPLMAAIRADYFGSGSFGMISGLSSMIVMLGMIGGPLIAGVLADRTGSYEAGFRVLAALAAAGSVFFILAWRPAPPRRSRPA; from the coding sequence ATGATCCCACGCCCGCGCGACCGGATCTTCTACGGCTGGTGGATCGTCGCCGCCGGGTTTGGCCTCGAGGCCCTCATCGGCGCCCTCGTCTTCCACGCCTACGGGGCCTACGTGGTCCTCCTGCGCGAGGAGTTCGGCTGGAGCAAGACCATGCTCTCCGCCGCCTTCTCCATGGCGCGGATGGAGAGCGGCATCCTCGGCCCCATCCAGGGCTGGCTCACCGATCGCTTCGGCCCGAGGGCCCTCATCCGTGTCGGCGTGGTCGTCTTCGGCCTGGGCTTCATCCTGTTCAGCCAGATCGCCTCGCCGCTCGGCTTCTTCGTCACCTTCTTCCTGGTGGCGCTCGGGTCGAGCCTCGGCGGCTATCTCCCCATCAGCGTCGCCATCGTCTCCTGGTTCAGGCGGCGGCGGGCGCTGGCGCTGGGCATCAGCGCCACGGGCATGGCGGTGGGGGGAATCCTCACCCAGCTCGTGGCGCTGTCGCTGGCGCGCCATGGCTGGCGGTGGACGGCAGCCGGGTCGGGCGTCGTGATCCTGCTCCTGGGTCTGCCCATCGCCCAGCTCGTGCGGCACCGCCCGGAACTCTACGGCCTCCATCCCGACGGCGACGCTCCCGAGGCAGCGTCGGCGGCGGCCGTGAGCGCGCGATCGACCGGGCACGGCGTCGCCCACGCGAGTCCCGCGGAGTTCACCCCGCGCGAGGCCATGCGCACGCCGGCCTTCTGGCTCATCTCCCTGGGCCACGGCTCGGCCCTCCTGGTGGTCTCGGCGGTGCTGGTCCACCTGGTGGTGCACCTGACCGAGCGCCTGGGCTACTCCCTGCGCCAGGGCACGGCCGTCATCGCGATCATGACGGCCATGCAGGTGCTGGGCCAGCTGGGCGGCGGCTGGGCCGGCGACCGTTTCAGCAAGCGCACCATCATCGTGGTGTGCATGGCAGGCCACGCCGCCGCGCTGCTCCTGCTCGCCTCGGCCAACGCCTTCTGGATGGTGCTCGGCTTCGCGATGCTCCACGGCATGGCCTGGGGGATCCGCGGCCCGCTCATGGCCGCCATCCGCGCGGACTACTTCGGCAGCGGCTCCTTCGGCATGATCTCGGGGCTCTCCTCCATGATCGTGATGCTGGGGATGATCGGTGGCCCGCTGATCGCCGGCGTCCTGGCCGACCGGACAGGCAGCTACGAGGCGGGCTTCCGGGTTCTGGCGGCGCTGGCCGCCGCAGGCTCCGTCTTCTTCATCCTCGCGTGGCGTCCTGCCCCCCCGCGCCGCTCGAGGCCGGCCTGA